A single window of Candidatus Marinimicrobia bacterium CG08_land_8_20_14_0_20_45_22 DNA harbors:
- a CDS encoding sodium:proton antiporter, with protein sequence SRILEDAGTLSSPLVPWNTCGAFMFTTLGVYPFAYAPYAFLNLITPVVSVIYGFTGWTMERMSDEEIAELEKDSDQL encoded by the coding sequence TGTCGCGCATTCTCGAAGATGCAGGAACGCTCTCGTCGCCGCTGGTTCCGTGGAATACATGCGGGGCGTTCATGTTCACGACACTCGGCGTTTATCCGTTCGCTTACGCGCCGTACGCTTTTTTAAATCTGATCACTCCGGTCGTTTCGGTAATTTACGGATTCACAGGCTGGACGATGGAGAGAATGTCGGATGAAGAGATTGCCGAATTGGAAAAGGATTCGGATCAACTATGA